A stretch of Clostridium formicaceticum DNA encodes these proteins:
- a CDS encoding FadR/GntR family transcriptional regulator has translation MFKPVKNTKVYEHIIEQIQNMIADGTLKQGDKLPSERDLAESLKVSRASVREALRALEIIGITEVRQGEGNFIKTSFDNCLFEPLSVVFMLNKGKAEDILELRSILEIETVALAAARITEEELKELEELLLQLKETEDEGINAFLDKKFHYKIAQASKNFLIVNILNVISSLMDTFIKEARGKILNCGDNTEVLMQQHEEIYLSIKNKNPKAASLAMSKHLQFVYDTLMKEKTPIERL, from the coding sequence ATGTTTAAGCCTGTAAAAAATACAAAAGTATACGAACATATTATTGAGCAGATCCAGAATATGATTGCAGATGGAACCTTAAAACAAGGGGACAAACTGCCTTCTGAAAGGGATTTAGCTGAATCTTTAAAAGTAAGTAGAGCTTCTGTGAGGGAAGCTTTAAGAGCTTTAGAAATAATAGGAATAACAGAAGTGAGGCAAGGAGAAGGGAATTTTATCAAAACAAGCTTTGATAATTGTTTATTTGAACCTTTATCTGTAGTTTTTATGTTGAACAAAGGGAAAGCTGAAGATATCTTAGAGTTAAGAAGTATTTTAGAAATTGAAACAGTAGCTTTGGCAGCTGCAAGAATTACAGAGGAGGAGCTAAAGGAACTAGAGGAATTGTTACTGCAGTTAAAAGAAACAGAAGATGAAGGCATAAATGCTTTCTTGGATAAGAAGTTTCACTATAAAATTGCACAAGCCTCTAAGAATTTTTTAATTGTAAATATATTGAATGTCATATCTTCCCTTATGGATACCTTTATCAAAGAAGCAAGAGGGAAAATACTAAACTGTGGAGATAATACAGAGGTATTGATGCAACAGCATGAAGAAATCTATTTATCTATAAAAAATAAAAATCCTAAAGCAGCCTCCTTAGCTATGTCAAAACACTTACAATTTGTTTACGATACTTTAATGAAAGAAAAAACACCTATAGAAAGGCTATAG
- a CDS encoding dUTP diphosphatase, with amino-acid sequence MDMQQLFAIQKQLDETILKNHQLYNKNLVPAKILALEVELGELANETRCFKFWSKKVSSPKAVVLEEFVDGLHFLLSIGLDKNFPVREFQIGTNDYDLSQQFQEVFKRSADFYQSLSQEDYIRLFEEFLTLGKKLDFTFEEIKEAYLAKNQINHQRQAEGY; translated from the coding sequence ATGGATATGCAGCAATTGTTTGCGATTCAAAAACAATTAGACGAAACAATACTTAAAAACCATCAGCTATATAACAAAAACCTGGTACCTGCTAAAATATTAGCTTTAGAGGTAGAACTCGGAGAATTGGCCAATGAGACAAGGTGTTTTAAATTTTGGAGCAAAAAGGTATCTTCACCTAAGGCAGTTGTTTTAGAAGAATTTGTTGATGGTTTACATTTTTTACTAAGCATAGGATTAGATAAAAATTTTCCTGTGAGGGAGTTTCAAATAGGTACTAATGATTATGACCTTTCACAGCAATTTCAGGAGGTCTTTAAAAGAAGCGCTGATTTCTATCAATCTTTATCACAAGAAGATTATATCAGATTGTTTGAAGAATTTCTAACGCTGGGAAAAAAGCTAGATTTTACGTTTGAGGAAATAAAAGAAGCTTATTTAGCAAAAAATCAAATTAATCATCAACGTCAGGCAGAGGGTTACTAA
- the argH gene encoding argininosuccinate lyase encodes MDHKNKALWSGRFAESPAEIMQKYSQSLDVDWQLYKEDLQGSKAHGKMLHRIGILSEEELQQILKALEEIEEEVNQGILQPKISLEDVHMNLEARLIEKLGPLGAKIHTGRSRNDQVATDYRLYMKKAINDIKEKVLLFLTTLLERAEKDIDVVVPGFTHLQHAQPISLGHYWMAYFWKFTRDLKRFQAAYETTNVNPLGAGALAGSTLPLDREFTRKELDFEVNSQNSLDTVSDRDYLLEFLFAASTFVLHTSGLSEDLILWSTSEFDFIEPPDAFCTGSSMMPNKKNPDALELTRGKTSGVLSSLYDLMINIKGLPLTYNRDLQEDKRPVFHTIYTVNMILDVLTPLIAGIAPKEESIAPHLNKGFLLATDVAEYLVAKNVPFRETHEIVGNLVQYCIKHHKTFEDLSLEEWQNYCPAFEKDVYDILSPQLAVDRRKTFGGTARSEVKRQIQEGKTIIEVFNA; translated from the coding sequence ATGGATCATAAAAATAAAGCACTTTGGAGCGGGCGCTTTGCTGAATCTCCAGCAGAAATTATGCAAAAATATAGTCAATCATTAGATGTTGATTGGCAATTATATAAAGAAGACTTACAGGGCAGCAAAGCCCATGGAAAAATGTTACATCGTATTGGCATTTTATCGGAGGAGGAGCTTCAACAAATTCTAAAGGCTTTGGAAGAAATTGAAGAGGAAGTGAATCAAGGTATTCTCCAACCAAAAATTTCTTTAGAAGATGTCCATATGAATTTAGAAGCAAGATTAATTGAAAAGTTAGGTCCTTTAGGGGCAAAAATCCATACAGGTCGCTCACGTAATGATCAAGTGGCTACAGATTATAGACTCTATATGAAAAAAGCCATCAATGACATTAAAGAAAAAGTACTTTTGTTTTTAACAACTTTATTAGAAAGAGCAGAGAAAGATATCGATGTTGTTGTTCCTGGCTTTACGCATCTTCAGCATGCCCAACCTATTTCTTTAGGACACTACTGGATGGCTTATTTTTGGAAGTTTACCCGTGACTTAAAAAGATTTCAAGCAGCTTATGAGACAACCAATGTAAATCCTTTAGGAGCAGGAGCCTTAGCTGGGTCTACATTGCCTTTAGATAGAGAATTCACTAGAAAAGAATTAGATTTTGAAGTAAACAGCCAAAATAGCTTGGATACAGTATCAGATCGAGATTATCTTTTAGAATTCTTATTTGCTGCCTCCACCTTTGTATTACATACAAGTGGCCTGAGTGAAGATTTGATCCTATGGAGTACTTCAGAGTTTGACTTCATTGAACCGCCTGACGCTTTCTGTACAGGCTCTAGCATGATGCCTAATAAGAAAAATCCTGACGCTTTAGAGTTAACTAGAGGCAAAACCAGCGGTGTGTTAAGCAGTCTATATGATCTTATGATAAACATCAAAGGACTTCCCCTCACCTACAACAGAGACCTACAAGAGGATAAACGACCGGTGTTTCATACCATCTACACCGTTAATATGATACTAGATGTATTGACACCGCTGATAGCAGGTATTGCTCCTAAAGAGGAGAGTATTGCTCCGCATTTAAACAAAGGATTTTTATTGGCTACAGATGTGGCAGAATACTTAGTTGCAAAAAATGTCCCCTTTAGAGAAACCCACGAAATTGTAGGTAACTTAGTGCAATACTGTATTAAACACCACAAAACCTTCGAAGACTTATCTTTGGAAGAATGGCAAAACTATTGCCCTGCCTTTGAAAAGGACGTATATGATATTTTATCTCCTCAACTAGCAGTAGACCGAAGAAAAACCTTTGGTGGTACTGCCCGCAGTGAGGTAAAGCGTCAAATTCAAGAAGGAAAAACCATTATAGAAGTTTTTAACGCTTAA
- a CDS encoding class II SORL domain-containing protein → MKSFGEFLQSGDWKGEKHVPVIHAPKSVKAGEAFELKISVGDEIPHPNSLEHYIAWGKIYFFQDGGKFPVELATFKFNAHGEGGNFTEPVGLTKVKLDKSGTIHAIIYCNIHGVWENSQEITVA, encoded by the coding sequence ATGAAGAGTTTTGGAGAATTTTTACAGTCTGGTGATTGGAAGGGCGAGAAACATGTGCCTGTTATCCATGCCCCTAAGAGTGTTAAAGCTGGTGAAGCTTTTGAGTTAAAAATATCTGTTGGGGATGAAATTCCTCATCCCAATTCATTGGAACATTATATTGCATGGGGAAAAATCTACTTCTTCCAAGATGGAGGAAAGTTCCCTGTAGAGCTTGCAACTTTTAAGTTTAATGCTCACGGAGAAGGCGGCAACTTTACAGAACCTGTAGGCTTAACTAAGGTAAAACTAGACAAGTCCGGTACCATCCATGCCATCATTTATTGTAATATTCATGGTGTATGGGAAAATAGCCAAGAAATAACCGTAGCGTAG